Proteins encoded in a region of the Suricata suricatta isolate VVHF042 chromosome 10, meerkat_22Aug2017_6uvM2_HiC, whole genome shotgun sequence genome:
- the TSPAN19 gene encoding putative tetraspanin-19, with protein sequence MLRKNKMLIFKYFLNLINGAFLVLGLLLMGFGAWLLLDRNIFFTALDENNHLIVYIFQVLIGTGSAIVLLCLLGYLGIHNEIRWLLILYTALLMWAFGVQVVLSGFIFTKKKEIHQVWHDKFDLIITEYGSKDMPEDTPKWTILNALQKTLQCCGQYNYTDWIKNKNKENLEQVPCSCTNSTLRKWFCDEPLSATYLEGCENKISTWYNANALTLTGINFGLLASEVLQISLTVSFFKHIKNRIYAQM encoded by the exons atgttaagaaagaacaaaatgttaatttttaaatactttcttaatCTCATTAATGGAGCTTTCTTG GTTCTTGGACTTTTACTCATGGGATTTGGTGCATGGCTTTTAttagatagaaatatttttttcacagcTCTGG ATGAAAATAATCATCTGATAGTATATATCTTTCAAGTTTTGATTGGAACTGGATCTGCTATTGTTCTTCTATGTCTCTTGGGTTATTTGGGAATTCACAATGAAATCAGATGGCTCCTAATCCtg tataCAGCACTGTTAATGTGGGCCTTTGGTGTTCAGGTTGTACTTTCAGGGTTCAtcttcacaaagaaaaaagag ATTCACCAAGTGTGGCATGACAAATTTGACTTAATCATTACTGAGTATGGATCTAAAGATATGCCTGAAGATACACCCAAGTGGACTATTCTGAATGCTTTAcaaaaaaca TTGCAGTGTTGTGGCCAATACAATTACACAGActggataaagaataaaaataaagaaaatttagaacaGGTGCCATGTTCTTGCACAAATTCTACCTTACGAAAGTGGTTTTGTGATGAGCCACTGAGTGCAACTTACCTAGAG GgctgtgaaaataaaatcagcacaTGGTATAATGCTAATGCTTTAACATTAACTGGAATTAACTTTGGACTTTTGGCTTCAGAG gttttgcAAATCTCATTAACTGTTTCTTTCTTCAAACACATCAAGAATAGAATATATGCACAAATGTGA